The Scyliorhinus canicula chromosome 13, sScyCan1.1, whole genome shotgun sequence genome contains a region encoding:
- the LOC119976805 gene encoding oocyte zinc finger protein XlCOF15-like yields the protein MEKPWKCGDCGNAFISPFHLEIHRRSHTGERPFTCFVCGKGFIHSSHLVRHQRVHTGERPFSCTECGKEFIALSDLLTHQRVHTGDKPYPCSLCGKGFSQLSHLQIHQRVHTGERPYTCSLCEKGFSQLSHLQTHQRVHTEEKPFICSECRKEFNDPSNLRTHQRVHTRERPFTCSECGKQFTQSSHLLRHQRIHK from the coding sequence ATGGAGAAGCCttggaaatgtggagactgtgggaatGCATTCATATCCCCATTTCATCTCgaaattcatcgacgcagtcacactggggagaggccattcacttgctttgtgtgtgggaagggattcattcattcATCCCACCtagtgagacaccagcgagttcacactggagagaggccattctcctgcactgagtgtgggaaggaatttatAGCTTTATCTGACCTGCTGACacatcagcgggttcacactggagaTAAACCATAcccctgctctctgtgtggaAAGGGCTTCAGTCAGTTATCTCACTTACAgatacaccagagagttcacactggagagaggccgtacACCTGCTCTctatgtgagaagggattcagtcagttatctcacttgcagacacaccagcgagttcacactgaggagaagccgttcatctgctcgGAATGTAGGAAGGAATTCAATGATCCATCCAACCTGCggacccaccagcgagttcacactcgggagaggccattcacctgctctgagtgtgggaagcaattcactcagtcatctcacCTGCTGAGGCACCAACGAATTCACAAGTGA